DNA sequence from the Podospora pseudocomata strain CBS 415.72m chromosome 2 map unlocalized CBS415.72m_2.2, whole genome shotgun sequence genome:
AGGTTGGAGGGAATGGCACCGCCTTCGTCATTCTCGgagtcttcttcctcggagCTGCTGTGGTATGCGGCGACTTGTCTCTGCTTCTTGGTTGGTCTTTGTGCCTTGCCCTTGGGGCCGTCGCTGAAGGAGCGCTTCTTTAATGATGATCCTGCCATGGTGTGGGGTGTTGTTGCAAGTCAATTGCTACAAAGACTTGTGATGGGTCTGGAGTTGTTGCGGATGATTGACAGTCAGTCCAGCGCACTCGTTGTTCGAGCGAGTTCCCCAGAAATTTTTGGCGGTGAACAGCGGCAGGAATGTGCCCCGCTGGTGAAGAGTGGAGCTGATGCCCCAAGCTTCTTGCTCCACTTGAACTTTCAAGCTTCATTTTGTGGCGCTCAAGGTGGGCATGTGAAGCTTCATCTGGCATCTAGGAAAACTCAATCTACATGACTACCGACTGTATAGATGATTATTTAGATCTTCTCACCTCTTCTAGTTGGAGCAGTATTATTATCTCAGGAATTGCCAGTTTCCTCCATTGTACGTTGGTCTCACAACATGGCATTCACCTTGGCCAAGTAGATGACTTCTCACGCAACAACAGGCCCACCCAAATGCCATTGTGTTTGTCGTAACCCGCGGCCCGGTCGCCAGTATCTCAACTAGGTTTCTGATCCTTCCTGCAGGTGATGTTTTGCCGTGCTAACCAGTTGCCTTCTAGATATGGGTCACCAAGACCAAAACAACCCTGCGCCAAGGTGGTAAGCCTGACTCTTTTGAGGAACTATTGGCTTTGTTTACGGAGACATCCAGTCCAGCGCGTTTACAATGGCAGTTCAAATACTCCTCCACATCCCGTGTCTCATCACAACAGCCTTATGCTCAATCTATGAGCGCGCAATCTTCTGATACCATTCAGAATGGAAACTCCTgcgcccaccaccacgggtGTCCTTACCCTCAACCCATCCTGTCTCGCGACGACCAACCTATGGGTGGATGGACTTTGCACACTTCCCGCTTATGGCGATGGACGATGCACTCGTTACAATCTAGGCAAGGGTTGCCCCATGAGGGCTGCTGGCGCCACCGGCTATGATGAAAGAATTGCTTTCAGTGACTGCCCGGTTGGCATGACCCCAGCCTGGTCGTTCACTGGAACAGAGTTGCAAGATGTTTCCCTCGCCACCAGCTACTGCTGCCCGACCGGTTTTGACTTTTCTgtctcaaccacctcatgGCCAGGCTCAGGGACCTTGCAAGCTACTTGCATTGCCGAGTCGATTGAGCGGCTTTCGGGTCAAACGCTCACTCTGAACCAGGATACATATCGGGTAGAGACGTCTGGGAgatccaccatcaccattcGTGCCACGACCACGACCGCGGCATACGACTATGACCAAGACAAGATTTTTGCCCAAGCAGCGAGTGAGTGTTGAGCTTGTGCTGATGCTCCCTCTTACATCCGTTATACTGACCCTTTGCTAGCCATCTGGAAATACATCTACCCCGGTGCTGAGACGACATCAACATGCTATGGCATCGCTTGCAACCCaagcaaccccctcccacaaccccccgagaaaacaccccctccctccaccttcacctacacaccccctccccccttcccagcaACCCAATTCACCCCCGACCCGTCCTGCCTCGCCGAGTCCAACTTCTGGCAAGTCTCAACCTACTGCTGGATGTCCTGGCCCAACCCTTCCCCCGACTGGCTCCGCTGCACCCACACCGGCTTCGGCGAACCAAACACCTACCTCCACCCAGAATGcttcccctccgccaccgtAGCCCCCCAATCCGCCGAGAACCCAGACATCCAAACCTGGTACTCGGAATGCCCGGTAGGCTACTCCGTCGCAAAAACCTTCACCTCGGGCCGCTTCGACCTCCCAACCTTCGTCTTCAGCGagccctcccccaccaaaacctACGACGTAACCGCCACGGGCCTAGCCTGCTGCCCCTCGGGTAAATACCACTTCGAGTACCGCCGCGTCGAtacctccatcacctcccaCAACGGCAGGCGCGAGACCGTCTCCCTCTACATCATGCCCTCCTGCATTGCCACCCGCGTCTCGGCTCTCTCGGGGAAGGGGATAGCAATGAAGGAGTGGTACAACACAGCCGTCTACGACAAGCGAGACTTGGGGGAGCGACAGGCTAACCACGACGCGGAAGCTACCATCACCGATGCGTGGAACATGGATAATACCCTGTATGCACAGGCGATTCATCTCGGCTACACCGTCTTTCGCGATCAGTACACATGCTACACCAACTGCGACGAGTATTTTTACAATTCCTTCAGGGATGTCGTGCCAAATACGTACAAGACTTGGAGCccgccaacgacgacgactacTTCGACGAGTACTTCTGATGGGTCGTCGTCTACTGGAGACGGTGGCGGTGAtaatggtgatggtgagggagggaatggggaggaggtggtgtctACCAGCTCGAcagctggtgctgctgagcaAGTGGGACGGTCGGGGAGTATTATCATCACTTTGGTGACTGTGGTGACGGTAGTTATGGGGTTGGGTGCTTGAAGATGTGTGTATGGGAATGTGATATGGGATATGAAGATACCCAGTGTGTATATGATGGATGATGTAATTACGATGGAGGTTATGTTGATATGGGCTTATTTTGAGCCTTTACAGTTCCAAGAAACACCTTGTACGGCAACAGTGGGCATCGAAAAGAATTCAGTCCCGTTCTTCACAATTCATGGTTTAATGTGTTAATATCACAGCAAGGGCATTGCCCAATCATGTCATGGCTACAGCATTACACACGCGTCATGGACAGGCAGAAAAAGTAGCTATCCCAACTGATATTCATTAACTCCTGCTCCCTCAAACCCTGCTCTACAGCGCATTACCAATTACCTAGGAGAGAATCGCCCATGCCCAACACTCGACAGTCTTTTCCTACCTCGACCACGCCATCACCCACAACAAACAGTCACATCCTCCAACTCGCCACACCGCTTACTGTCATGTCTGTCTCGTCAACACACACGTCAGCTTCATCTTtcttcccttctttttccagAAACACTTACTTCCCCACCCTCGTCCAGTGAAACAACAAATACCCCAAAAACACCCCAAAGAAAATCGAGAACAGCACAAACCCATTATAGTACATCCCCATCCTATAATCTCGTCAGCATAtcccttcaaccccctccccaccctgAAAAGTACTCACAGCATCAACAAATAAGCCACCACAAAATTAACCAAATGCAACAACGCCCTCAAAAACTGCTCACAAAACCCCGGCCTATAACGCTCGCACCCTTCCTTTCTCTCGTGTTCACCCCCAGTATGATgactctcctccttctgccGCCGCGGCCTGCTCGCACACTGCCCGTCCACTTGTCCTATCCCCTCCCCATGTGCCGCATTCAGATTAACCGCACTTGCCACCCTCGACTGCTCCGCCGTCAGAGGCCTCAGAGACGACGAGGGcgtcatcctccttcctacaggatggggagggacAGGTTCCGTATCCATCAAGATTATCTCACCGGGATGGccgtgatgttggtgatgggggtatTTGTGGGCGTggtgacggaggaggtggcggtcGTATTCCCGAGTCAGGCGCCGGAGACCTTCTAGCaaaagggcgaggaggaggacggcgatGCAGGCTGCTGCCATGTGGCCGTCGCTTCTGACTTGCTACGTCTCTGAGAGGAAGCAGGAGTCTATGGTGTTCCAGTTCCAGGTCATCTATTGCATAGGGGGTTAGCAAAGGGGAGGgaaatgggaaggggaaggggaagggaaaggggaggggaataCTTTGATGAGACATGCTGGCTTTGTGACGGCGTCTTcgacgatgatgatatcGATGGGGATAGGGACTgtggtgggggcggggttAGACATGCTGGGCTGTGAATGGGGTTTGGTTGGCGGTTGATGCtgggtgggcggtggtgtgatGCTGGGCgtgaggttgttgtgttgACGGGAGTAAGTGCTTGTCGGAAGCAGATAGACGATGATTTTGGTGTcctggaggtggttgggcgGGGGTATACTGATGCTGGATGGTGATAATGGAAGACACGGGTTGTGAGGTAAACTTCTCACTAAATCTTGGACAATGGGAGCAATGCGTCCGCAGTCAAAGTAATTCTTACCCTGAATCAACTCGTTTCAAGAGTGCCTTCCTGCCCGTACTGATGGAAGGACCACCAACCTGCCTGGTCCGGTTCGCCGGACACAAGCCTCCGAAAAATGATGAAAAGGGCAGGCACGATGCAGAGAAGATGTAATGGATGGGGCATCACTGGTCAACCTCTTCTATCAAGGCCAAAAACACAAAGAGAGTATTACGCATAAATGGTATCACAATATccaaaccccaccccccactcACTGATTCCCAACCACATACCTCGCCGTAGcaatcctcatcctcttccccgcCCACAATATCGGCACAATCAACAACGAAAATACCCCCATAATCACCGTGAAACCTCCAAACGGAACCAAATACCCGTCCCTCTCAATCCACTGAATGACAAACAGCAACCAAATGAATGGCACCATTCCTCTCAAGATACAGATCATGGCAAAGCAGTCACTGGCGAGCTGGTTGTACGCGTCAATGAGCTGGAAAATGACCAGTTAACTTCAATCTCATTGATATCATGGAAGGTGTGTGGGGGTCACTCACATAACTGAACCACAAACTCGGCACCTGCGTCAACGCAAAAGCCACCATCCCGTACGCCACCTGAAGCCCAATCCACTGGTACTCCCCCGGATACTGCGCGCAgaacccaaacaccaacagccCACCCGTCCCCAACGCCAGAGCAGGCAACATAATCGGCAGTCTCGTCTCCGGCTCGGCATAACCGTGGTCTTGCTTCTTCGCAAAAGCCTTCAACCGGCGGTCTGCTAGGAGGGCAGTAGTGATAGCACCAAAGACTATACCAATCAACGCGCCTATGAACAAAAGCCCCGTGTCCGCGCCCCAGTCATACGGCGGAAGAATGAGCAGCTGAGGTCCGATGGTGGAGATGACGGCCACAGCACCGACCAAGCCACCATACTGCAGCATGGCAATCCACGTGGCTGGCAGCCGGAGGGTATACCACGGCTTCATAAACTGGTACTTGATTCTACCTCTGTACATCCCAAACTTGAGCGAATCAGAAAAGGTATAAGGGTGGTAGGAGAAGTTCCCCGGGCCCGTTGCTCTCGACGACCTGACCTGCTTTGACAATCTAGTGGGTGTCATGGCAGTGGAGCTGCTGAGGTCCCCAGAAGATGACGGCTGATACCATGTATACGTCGGGTCCAACTCCCCGGTATACCGAAACCTCGACGGCagcgtcatcctcatcgatGGCAAAGTAACCAGGCTGAGGTACGGCGCAGGTGTCCGGGGCCAATACCTCGATGGTCGGGGAAGATTCCTCTGGATTGGCAAGCAGTGGGCTCCACGTTCGTAGATCGTTTCCGGGACGAATAAGACCGAACACAAGAACGTGATGCCCGCCAGAACAGCGCTGACCCAAAAGACTTGGAACCAACCCAGCCTGACAGCGATGTAGCCGCCTGATATACCGCCCACGACGGAGCCGCTTGCTAGGGCTGCTGTGTAGAACGCCTGAGCAGCCGCGTCAGCGAGAGTTcgatgttggagaagaacgGGGGAAACAtaccatccacctccccctctcatGCACAAAAtacatctcccccaccaccgccggcaccaccgTCTCGGACGCACTACTCCCAAACCCCTGAAAGCATCTCACAACCAAGATGCCAACAAAGTTGGAGGTTGTCGCCCCGACAGCCGTGGAGATGAACAGAATGAGCGCCGAAATAAGGACAATGGCCCTCCTCCCGAAGATATTCGCCACCGGCACGAGAAACACATTTCCAAACCCCAACAGGAGAATATTGTACTATCTTTTCTGTCAGCTCGATCATTACCCTTCACCCTTTTATGAGGGAAAGGGCTTACCGCAACAAACTGCATCAACTCTTCA
Encoded proteins:
- a CDS encoding uncharacterized protein (EggNog:ENOG503PYBT), which produces METPAPTTTGVLTLNPSCLATTNLWVDGLCTLPAYGDGRCTRYNLGKGCPMRAAGATGYDERIAFSDCPVGMTPAWSFTGTELQDVSLATSYCCPTGFDFSVSTTSWPGSGTLQATCIAESIERLSGQTLTLNQDTYRVETSGRSTITIRATTTTAAYDYDQDKIFAQAATIWKYIYPGAETTSTCYGIACNPSNPLPQPPEKTPPPSTFTYTPPPPFPATQFTPDPSCLAESNFWQVSTYCWMSWPNPSPDWLRCTHTGFGEPNTYLHPECFPSATVAPQSAENPDIQTWYSECPVGYSVAKTFTSGRFDLPTFVFSEPSPTKTYDVTATGLACCPSGKYHFEYRRVDTSITSHNGRRETVSLYIMPSCIATRVSALSGKGIAMKEWYNTAVYDKRDLGERQANHDAEATITDAWNMDNTLYAQAIHLGYTVFRDQYTCYTNCDEYFYNSFRDVVPNTYKTWSPPTTTTTSTSTSDGSSSTGDGGGDNGDGEGGNGEEVVSTSSTAGAAEQVGRSGSIIITLVTVVTVVMGLGA
- the CTR3_1 gene encoding Copper Transporter integral membrane protein that functions in high affinity copper transport (EggNog:ENOG503P3B6; COG:P) — translated: MAAACIAVLLLALLLEGLRRLTREYDRHLLRHHAHKYPHHQHHGHPGEIILMDTEPVPPHPVGRRMTPSSSLRPLTAEQSRVASAVNLNAAHGEGIGQVDGQCASRPRRQKEESHHTGGEHERKEGCERYRPGFCEQFLRALLHLVNFVVAYLLMLMGMYYNGFVLFSIFFGVFLGYLLFHWTRVGKHDSKRCGELEDVTVCCG
- the ctr4 gene encoding copper transporter complex subunit Ctr4 (EggNog:ENOG503P3B6; COG:P), yielding MPHPLHLLCIVPALFIIFRRLVSGEPDQAVPIPIDIIIVEDAVTKPACLIKMTWNWNTIDSCFLSET
- a CDS encoding uncharacterized protein (EggNog:ENOG503P0Q7; COG:S), which gives rise to MPGWKYAFSLSREAVKAATPPGTVRLIEPTTTVVIPEGGVTTTDRFSKYPLPTPDPADPLNWAPWRKLACISTVSLYAFVSNFISACIAPALPVWNLEFPEDQRKIEELMQFVAYNILLLGFGNVFLVPVANIFGRRAIVLISALILFISTAVGATTSNFVGILVVRCFQGFGSSASETVVPAVVGEMYFVHERGRWMAFYTAALASGSVVGGISGGYIAVRLGWFQVFWVSAVLAGITFLCSVLFVPETIYERGAHCLPIQRNLPRPSRYWPRTPAPYLSLVTLPSMRMTLPSRFRYTGELDPTYTWYQPSSSGDLSSSTAMTPTRLSKQVRSSRATGPGNFSYHPYTFSDSLKFGMYRGRIKYQFMKPWYTLRLPATWIAMLQYGGLVGAVAVISTIGPQLLILPPYDWGADTGLLFIGALIGIVFGAITTALLADRRLKAFAKKQDHGYAEPETRLPIMLPALALGTGGLLVFGFCAQYPGEYQWIGLQVAYGMVAFALTQVPSLWFSYLIDAYNQLASDCFAMICILRGMVPFIWLLFVIQWIERDGYLVPFGGFTVIMGVFSLLIVPILWAGKRMRIATARYVVGNQ